The sequence AGTCGTATTGTAGGACTTGATGTTAAGCTTGACAACGCCAAGTTTGTGTTAGTTCTTTGTATTGGGACTCGTTGCCTAATCTTTCGCTCACGCATAGCAGAAGTTCCTCATGAGGCTCTCAGGGTGCTTATGGCTGATAATACTATTTGCTTTCTGAGTACCAAAATGGCTGACATGAACTTATTTAGTTtaagattaagatgtagtacAGTTGTTCAACTTGGGTACTTTGCTTCTAAGTGTCTGAAGAAAGCCCACATAAAAGGTTATGGATTAGCAGAGTTGGCATGTGAAGTTGGAATGGATATAAAGGAATCAATTAGTGAATGCCCTGACTGGACTGCTGAATTTTTCACACTAGAACAGATCAAGTATGCAGTGCACGATGCTTATACAACTTATGTCATTGGGAAAAAGCTGTTGAATATGCTCTAGTCTAAACTTCTATGAACATGTCAACAATGGATTTGACAACATTGTATACTATATGGGTTGTGTTTTAAGAAATTTCTTTGTGTTTGGTAACTTGGGTTTATCTCAATGGCTCTAAATaatgtttggtaaaaatatcattttgatcattatgtTTGGGATCAtcttcaatttgatccctatattttagtagcaatcaatttagtattttttatttttcaactcataGGCAGTTAATTTGGTCTTTACCGATAACTCCTTAACGAAAAATGCTTACATGGCACACGACTTGTATATTTGGCTATGAAGCACGgatgcgtttcgggattcgggtgcgggtgcgggtgcgggtgcgggactcggcaatttttgaaaaagttggaTGCGGGTgtggcgattaaaaaattattaaaaatatttttatttatatttttaatatattgctaagtatattttttcacattagtagataataactaaaatataatgctcataaattaaatacaacccacaAGATTGAAActcaatattaataataaatcaaacccaagttacaacttacaacattacagcttatataaaaaattaataataactattaaatATTAACATCACACTTCACAAATTCATAATAAccatataaattaataaataataataactattaacatCACAACATCACAGTTCTAGCATCACAAcatcaaagttaaaaaaatcatatcacaTTCACAACATCAATTCACAACATTAGTACATCACAACATAAcagttaaaaaaacaaaaaatcagatCAAGTGAAGACTGAAGATTGATGATACCTGGGTTGAGCTAGGAAGCACGG comes from Castanea sativa cultivar Marrone di Chiusa Pesio chromosome 3, ASM4071231v1 and encodes:
- the LOC142628353 gene encoding uncharacterized protein LOC142628353; amino-acid sequence: MDTYKIEILSETVKASVVDDPVMVGIKIDELEPWLQALESRIVGLDVKLDNAKFVLVLCIGTRCLIFRSRIAEVPHEALRVLMADNTICFLSTKMADMNLFSLRLRCSTVVQLGYFASKCLKKAHIKGYGLAELACEVGMDIKESISECPDWTAEFFTLEQIKYAVHDAYTTYVIGKKLLNML